One region of Ostrinia nubilalis chromosome 14, ilOstNubi1.1, whole genome shotgun sequence genomic DNA includes:
- the LOC135077899 gene encoding protein FAM177A1-like has protein sequence MENQDNTNAVTLTINKPARVLHFSDGVDEEILEENVAELESNPKAEETVDPKTLDWGPWFGHYAWKSGNKVLNAVDYAGESLASFFGITTPKYQIEIDEHERLQEEKRKMEEESAGWVPKNGGGDIPLVLNEPSNTKDVAPSKV, from the exons ATGGAAAACCAGGACAATACCAATGCAGTTACACTAACCATTAACAAACCCGCGAGAGTTTTGCATTTTAGTGATGGCGTAGACGAGGAGATTTTAGAGGAAAATGTTGCAGAACTTGAAAGTAATCCCAAGGCTGAAGAAACTGTGGATCCG AAAACACTAGATTGGGGTCCCTGGTTTGGCCATTACGCATGGAAGTCTGGCAACAAAGTGTTGAACGCTGTTGACTATGCCGGAGAGTCACTGGCAAGTTTCTTCGGCATCACCACACCGaagtatcaaattgaaattgatGAGCATGAGCGACTGCAAGAGGAGAAACGGAAGATGGAAGAGGAATCCGCTGGCTGGGTCCCTAAGAATGGAGGAGGGGACATTCCTTTGGTTTTGAACGAGCCTTCAAATACAAAGGATGTGGCTCCTTCCAAAGTCTGA
- the LOC135078342 gene encoding myoneurin-like, whose amino-acid sequence MNVDKISQDNQLEGFCRGCLIKYDDPSDLLQYTEKNRRLFVYSTGLQVKRNDTFTFHLCKECYMNMKLSCKFKKQCRTSDKRFKNYLRLKEISDVDLCTFLKNSDDTLKFPLLSGNSTPANQKNNKEDDNESTCTSIQNFMTDILKGTEMPDTEARIIKEVIEEEADVLEDSLDSHWLQDDVSIDTDFRLDFSFSPFSTTKSINNDHCYTPRKQNEASHNIKNNHVKDVFKQLPTSQDNYDVDSVKDISINGIKEVLKEICGKTQVDLEEDFMQDNLIEECIDVNEEIPIFEPGLSMPVLIDPNENYDEINKEVDNVVDNIEIQIDPENDPENDKKHLYVLNDFSVELSVESNGEDLNMLELTDNKDNKKENTECSIDKKLKQALENNKKNISLDDLLVSPAEAGAMETKSDDFGVATPTVELFPDAAGASTPMINNILFGEKLELDDSNSAHKVGQCIEKFEDVGGDIDMLEDFFQKGVKEFDESLAKVINCVDITENIKTEQEEYIGVDVEDLKSVKIEVNSEYDLENCFCIICHKKFQSEKALKCHLTRLHKIRFPKKKYVDIRTKVCPRCGKVFDDRGNFWRHVRAHDKREYKCGVCTLLFASEWALNQHARVHNTLLKKVNKKKDDKYMCTTCGARFSLSCNLAAHMRRHAPPTLKCDGCPKLFYRPQELKSHQRQ is encoded by the exons atgaACGTAGACAAAATAAGTCAAGACAATCAATTGGAAGGTTTCTGTAGGGGATGTTTAATCAAGTATGATGACCCATCTGATTTGTTGCAATACACTGAGAAAAACAGACGTTTGTTTGTATACTCCACCGGCTTACAG GTGAAACGCAATGACACTTTTACATTCCATTTGTGCAAAGAATGCTACATGAATATGAAGCTCTCTTGCAAGTTCAAGAAGCAATGCAGAACCTCGGACAAACGGTTCAAGAATTATTTACGCTTGAAAGAAATTAGCGATGTTGACTTGTGCACATTCCTTAAAAATAGTGATGATACTTTGAA ATTTCCCTTATTGAGTGGCAATAGTACTCCAGCAAATCAGAAAAACAACAAAGAAGATGACAATG AGTCAACATGTACAAGCATTCAGAATTTCATGACTGATATTCTCAAGGGTACGGAGATGCCTGACACTGAGGCCAGGATAATAAAAGAGGTCATTGAGGAAGAAGCAGACGTGCTCGAAGACTCGTTGGACTCACATTGGCTACAGGATGACGTCTCTATTGATACTGACTTCAGGCTGGATTTTAG TTTCAGTCCGTTCTCTACCACAAAATCCATAAACAACGACCATTGCTACACACCAAGAAAACAAAACGAAGCTAGtcacaatataaaaaataatcatgttAAAGATGTATTCAAACAATTACCAACATCGCAGGATAATTACGATGTGGACAGTGTCAAAGATATCAGTATTAATGGCATAAAAGAGGTATTAAAAGAAATCTGTGGCAAAACTCAGGTTGATTTAGAAGAAGATTTTATGCAGGATAATTTAATTGAAGAATGCATCGACGTTAATGAAGAAATTCCTATATTTGAGCCAGGCCTCAGCATGCCAGTACTAATAGATCCTAATGAAAATTATGACGAAATAAACAAAGAAGTAGATAATGTTGTGgataatattgaaattcaaattgaCCCTGAAAATGATCCTGAGAATGATAAGAAACATTTGTATGTCTTGAATGATTTTTCAGTGGAATTAAGTGTAGAAAGCAATGGTGAAGACCTAAATATGCTTGAACTTACTGACAATAAAGACAACAAAAAAGAGAATACTGAATGCTCCATTGACAAGAAATTGAAACAAGCCTTGgagaacaataaaaaaaatatttctctgGATGATCTACTGGTATCACCTGCTGAAG CAGGAGCAATGGAAACGAAAAGCGATGATTTTGGTGTGGCAACACCAACTGTTGAACTATTCCCTGATGCAGCGGGTGCGTCAACGCCGATGATCAACAACATACTGTTTGGAGAAAAACTGGAGCTTGATGACAGTAACAGTGCACACAAAGTGGGACAATGTATAGAGAAGTTTGAAGACGTTGGAGGTGATATAGATATGCTGGAAGACTTTTTCCAAAAAGGCGTCAAAGAATTCGATGAGAGCCTTGCGAAAGTGATAAATTGTGTAGATATTACTGAAAATATAAAGACTGAGCAAGAAGAATACATCGGTGTGGACGTGGAAGATTTGAAATCAGTTAAGATTGAAGTCAATTCTGAATACGATCTTGAGAATTGTTTCTGCATAATATGTCATAAGAAATTCCAGAGTGAGAAAGCTCTCAAATGTCATTTGACTAGACTCCACAAGATTAGGTTTCCTAAGAAGAAATACGTTGATATTAGGACCAAAGTATGCCCTCGGTGTGGCAAAGTATTTGACGATAGAGGCAATTTTTGGAGACATGTTAGAGCTCATGATAAG AGAGAATATAAATGTGGAGTGTGCACACTGCTGTTCGCTTCAGAATGGGCTCTCAATCAGCACGCCAGAGTCCATAATACGTTGTTAAAAAAGGTGAACAAGAAAAAGGACGAT AAATACATGTGCACGACCTGTGGCGCGAGATTCTCGCTGTCTTGTAACCTCGCGGCGCACATGCGGCGTCACGCGCCTCCCACGTTGAAGTGTGACGGCTGCCCCAAGCTGTTCTATCGGCCGCAGGAGCTAAAGAGTCACCAGAg gcaatga
- the LOC135078187 gene encoding zinc finger protein 577-like produces MPTATGPHSAYAVAHGDEGHGAGFQCAPRRVRVTDHWTHTGERPYTCPVPECARSFSHKHVLVVHMRKHTAEKHFQCDYCSKAFCKKTTLIKHITQAVRCKAKREGLPKRTMAKQYSCFFCSRMYATKGRLIKHQENAAACIKKKEEMMNMNRSTIKVQMPFLYKQTPNENVPPIVAVSNGKLLAK; encoded by the exons atgcccactgcaacgggaccccactcagcatatgccgtggcccacggtgacgaaggccacggcgctggttttcagtgtgccccacgccgagtgagggtcacggaccattg GACGCATACAGGAGAGCGGCCATACACGTGTCCAGTGCCCGAGTGTGCCAGAAGCTTTAGTCACAAACACGTGCTTGTCGTCCATATGAGGAAACACACAG CTGAAAAACATTTCCAATGCGACTACTGTTCGAAAGCATTCTGCAAAAAAACAACTCTGATAAAACACATAACACAAGCCGTTAGATGCAAAGCCAAGAGGGAAGGCCTGCCCAAGAGGACGATGGCCAAGCAATACTCGTGCTTCTTCTGTTCTCGAATGTACGCGACGAAGGGACGCCTGATCAAGCACCAAGAGAATGCTGCGGCCTGTATCAAGAAGAAGGAAGAAATGATGAATATGAACCGGTCTACCATCAAGGTGCAAATGCCGTTCCTGTATAAACAAACGCCGAATGAGAATGTACCGCCGATTGTTGCCGTAAGCAACGGAAAACTGCTAGCTAAATAg